Proteins from a genomic interval of Pseudomonas asplenii:
- a CDS encoding enoyl-CoA hydratase/isomerase family protein, with the protein MNLLFEELISSDGARIGIASLNAEHTLNALSLPMITALHERLDAWARDPHIVCVLLRGNGAKAFCAGGEVRSLAEACRARPGEVPALAADFFAAEYRLDHALHTYPKPLICWGHGYVLGGGMGLLQGASIRIVTPGSQLAMPEIGIGLYPDVGASWFLSRLPGKLGLFLGLTGARMNARDAVDLGLADRILHDAQQDELIDGLLQLNWQEPPALQLNSLLRALEHQARELRPAAQWMPRRERIDELLDVADVACAWKGLVQHTEDADSLLAQAAKNLRDGCPLTAHLVWEQLARARYLSLTEVFQMEYTLSLNCCRHPEFSEGVRARLIDKDQQPRWHWPDVTSMPRAVVEAHFHKAWEGRHPLADLSNY; encoded by the coding sequence ATGAACCTGCTTTTCGAAGAACTCATCAGCAGCGATGGCGCACGCATCGGCATCGCCAGCCTGAATGCCGAACATACCCTCAATGCCCTGTCCCTGCCGATGATCACCGCCCTGCACGAACGACTCGATGCCTGGGCCAGAGACCCTCATATCGTCTGTGTGCTGTTGCGCGGCAATGGCGCCAAGGCCTTCTGTGCCGGAGGCGAAGTGCGCAGCCTGGCCGAAGCCTGCCGCGCCCGGCCCGGGGAAGTACCGGCGTTGGCCGCGGACTTTTTCGCTGCCGAATACCGTCTCGATCATGCCCTGCACACCTACCCCAAACCATTGATCTGCTGGGGGCATGGTTATGTGCTGGGCGGTGGGATGGGCCTGCTGCAAGGTGCCAGTATCCGGATCGTCACGCCGGGCAGCCAGTTGGCGATGCCGGAAATCGGCATCGGCCTGTATCCGGATGTCGGTGCCAGTTGGTTCCTCTCGCGCCTGCCCGGCAAGCTGGGGCTTTTCCTCGGCCTGACCGGTGCCCGGATGAACGCCCGCGATGCGGTCGACCTCGGCCTGGCCGACCGCATCCTGCACGACGCGCAGCAGGATGAACTGATCGACGGCCTGCTGCAGCTCAACTGGCAGGAACCCCCGGCGCTGCAACTCAACAGCCTGCTCAGGGCATTGGAACATCAGGCCCGCGAGCTGCGTCCGGCGGCGCAGTGGATGCCGCGTCGGGAGCGGATTGATGAACTGCTGGATGTCGCTGATGTGGCCTGTGCCTGGAAGGGGTTGGTGCAGCACACCGAGGATGCCGACAGCCTGCTGGCCCAGGCGGCAAAGAACCTGCGGGACGGCTGCCCGCTGACCGCTCACCTGGTCTGGGAACAGCTCGCCCGGGCGCGCTACCTGTCGCTGACCGAGGTGTTCCAGATGGAATACACGTTGAGCCTGAACTGCTGCCGTCACCCGGAATTCAGCGAGGGCGTGCGCGCCCGGTTGATCGACAAGGACCAGCAGCCGCGCTGGCACTGGCCGGATGTGACGAGCATGCCACGGGCGGTGGTCGAGGCACATTTCCACAAGGCCTGGGAAGGGCGCCATCCACTGGCGGACCTCTCCAATTACTGA
- a CDS encoding ATPase, translated as MRNDANDDFDDVPSLRADVEDDDEFPVTPAARERTRVASRSTPVVKVKGPSTGPLWALVGALFFAFAGLAWWSFQQISLMEQQLVATQESFARISEEAAGRLQAISGKVASSETSSTSDTEALKSQIRQLEGKLQEQDRQQQGVAGQQTGLDQRLQKMNEQTADLKTANGQLQAQLKSLSSDLAALKTAQSDNTKYDAELKSHAADIAALKKQGNPSAALERLEQDMIVLKSEQDNRQAAGGQGASTAEFDAFRGQVTRNINTLQSQIQNLQQQLNARP; from the coding sequence ATGCGTAACGATGCCAACGACGATTTCGATGATGTACCGAGCCTGCGTGCCGACGTGGAGGATGACGACGAGTTTCCGGTCACTCCCGCCGCGCGTGAGCGCACGCGGGTTGCTTCGCGCAGCACGCCGGTGGTCAAGGTCAAGGGGCCGAGTACCGGTCCATTGTGGGCGCTGGTGGGGGCGCTGTTCTTTGCCTTTGCCGGGCTGGCCTGGTGGAGCTTCCAGCAGATCTCGCTGATGGAGCAGCAACTGGTGGCCACCCAGGAAAGCTTCGCGCGTATCAGCGAGGAAGCGGCGGGGCGCCTGCAGGCGATCTCCGGCAAGGTGGCGTCGAGCGAAACGAGCAGCACCAGCGATACCGAAGCCCTGAAGTCGCAGATCCGGCAACTGGAGGGCAAGTTGCAGGAACAGGATCGTCAGCAGCAGGGCGTCGCCGGGCAGCAGACCGGTCTGGATCAGCGCCTGCAGAAAATGAACGAGCAGACCGCTGACCTGAAGACCGCCAACGGCCAGTTGCAGGCGCAGCTCAAGAGCCTGAGCAGCGATCTGGCGGCACTGAAGACGGCCCAGTCGGATAACACCAAATACGACGCCGAGCTCAAGAGCCATGCGGCCGACATCGCCGCCTTGAAGAAGCAGGGCAATCCGAGTGCAGCGCTGGAGCGTCTGGAGCAGGACATGATCGTGCTCAAGAGCGAGCAGGACAATCGCCAGGCGGCGGGCGGCCAGGGCGCCAGCACGGCGGAGTTCGACGCTTTCCGAGGGCAGGTCACACGCAATATCAACACCCTGCAGAGCCAGATCCAGAACCTGCAACAGCAGCTCAACGCGCGTCCCTGA
- a CDS encoding NAD-dependent epimerase/dehydratase family protein → MKILVTGASGFIGGRFARCALEQGYEVRVNGRRAEGVEHLVRRGAEFIQGDLGDPQLVRELCRDVEAVVHCAGAVGLWGRYQAFHQGNVLVTENVVEACLKEQVRRLVHLSSPSVYFDGRSHLGLTEEQLPKRFRHPYAATKFLAEQKVFGAQEFGLEVLALRPRFVTGAGDMSIFPRLLKMQRKGRLAIVGNGLNKVDFTSMQNLNEALLSCLQASGSALGKVYNISNGTPVPLWDVVNYVMRQMQVPQVTRYRSYGLAYSVAALNEAACALWPGRPEPTLSRLGMQVMNKDFTLDISRARHYLGYEPKVSLWAALDEFCHWWQAQEPAAR, encoded by the coding sequence ATGAAAATTCTGGTCACCGGCGCGAGCGGCTTTATTGGTGGACGCTTTGCGCGTTGCGCCCTCGAGCAGGGCTATGAGGTGCGTGTCAATGGCCGCCGGGCCGAGGGCGTCGAGCATCTGGTGCGCCGCGGTGCCGAGTTCATCCAGGGCGACCTTGGCGACCCGCAACTGGTGCGCGAGTTGTGCCGCGATGTCGAGGCCGTGGTGCACTGCGCCGGCGCTGTCGGCTTGTGGGGGCGCTACCAGGCATTTCACCAGGGCAATGTGCTGGTCACCGAAAACGTGGTCGAGGCGTGTCTCAAGGAGCAGGTGCGGCGCCTGGTCCACTTGTCCTCGCCTTCGGTGTATTTCGACGGCCGCTCGCATCTGGGGTTGACCGAGGAACAACTGCCCAAGCGCTTCCGGCATCCCTACGCGGCGACCAAGTTCCTCGCCGAACAGAAGGTCTTCGGCGCTCAGGAGTTCGGCCTGGAGGTGTTGGCCCTGCGTCCGCGTTTCGTCACCGGGGCCGGCGACATGAGCATCTTCCCGCGGCTGTTGAAAATGCAGCGCAAGGGCCGTCTGGCGATCGTCGGCAATGGCTTGAACAAGGTCGATTTCACCAGCATGCAGAACCTCAACGAGGCGCTGTTGAGCTGCCTGCAGGCCAGCGGCTCGGCGTTGGGCAAGGTCTACAACATCAGTAACGGCACGCCGGTGCCGTTGTGGGATGTGGTCAACTACGTGATGCGCCAGATGCAGGTCCCGCAGGTGACGCGTTACCGCTCCTACGGTCTTGCCTACAGCGTCGCGGCGCTCAACGAAGCGGCGTGTGCGTTATGGCCGGGACGCCCGGAGCCGACGCTGTCGCGACTCGGCATGCAGGTCATGAACAAGGATTTCACCCTCGACATCAGTCGCGCACGGCATTATCTGGGTTACGAGCCGAAGGTCAGCCTGTGGGCGGCGCTGGATGAGTTCTGCCACTGGTGGCAGGCTCAGGAGCCGGCTGCGCGCTGA
- a CDS encoding LysR family transcriptional regulator ArgP has translation MFDYKLLSALAAVVEQAGFDRAAQVLGLSQSAVSQRIKLLEARVGQPVLVRATPPSPTEIGRRLLNHVQQVRLLERDLQSQVPALDEEGQPERLRIAINADSLATWWAQAVGDFCVANHLLLDLVVEDQTVGLKRMRAGEVAACVCASERPVAGARSLPLGAMRYRALATPAYVARHFPGGVDVHSLARAPALVFGPDDLLQHRYLAALGVEGGFEHHLCPSAEGFLRMSEAGLGWGLVPELQVQELLAQGRLVELIPDRPVDVPLYWHHWRNGGQLLGHLTEHLARSAAHWLVPLL, from the coding sequence ATGTTCGACTACAAGTTGCTTTCCGCCCTGGCCGCCGTGGTCGAACAGGCGGGGTTCGATCGTGCTGCGCAGGTACTGGGATTGTCCCAGTCGGCTGTTTCCCAGCGGATCAAACTGCTCGAGGCGCGGGTCGGCCAGCCGGTGTTGGTGCGGGCCACGCCGCCGAGCCCGACCGAGATCGGTCGGCGTCTGCTCAACCACGTGCAGCAGGTGCGGCTGCTCGAACGCGACCTGCAGAGCCAGGTCCCGGCGCTGGACGAGGAGGGCCAGCCGGAGCGTCTGCGCATCGCCATCAACGCCGACAGCCTGGCGACCTGGTGGGCACAGGCGGTGGGGGACTTCTGTGTGGCCAACCATCTCTTGCTGGATCTGGTGGTGGAGGATCAGACCGTGGGCCTCAAACGCATGCGTGCAGGCGAAGTGGCGGCCTGTGTCTGTGCCAGCGAGCGTCCGGTCGCCGGTGCGCGCAGCCTGCCTCTGGGCGCCATGCGATACCGGGCGCTGGCCACCCCGGCGTATGTGGCCCGGCATTTCCCCGGCGGGGTCGATGTGCATTCGCTGGCGCGGGCGCCGGCGCTGGTGTTCGGCCCGGACGATCTGCTGCAGCATCGTTACCTCGCCGCGTTGGGCGTGGAGGGTGGTTTCGAGCACCATCTGTGTCCGTCGGCCGAAGGTTTCCTGCGGATGAGCGAAGCCGGCCTCGGTTGGGGCCTGGTACCCGAATTGCAGGTCCAGGAGCTATTGGCACAGGGGCGATTGGTGGAGTTGATTCCAGATAGGCCGGTCGATGTGCCGTTGTACTGGCATCATTGGCGCAACGGTGGCCAGTTGCTCGGCCACCTGACCGAACACCTCGCGCGTTCGGCGGCCCACTGGCTGGTGCCTTTGCTGTGA
- a CDS encoding LysE/ArgO family amino acid transporter: MWQSYVNGLLVAAGLIMAIGTQNAFVLAQSLRREHHLPVAALCVACDAILVAAGVFGLATVLAHSPTLLAIARWGGAAFLIWYGSQALRRACSRQSLQQGEGQTTRSLRAVLLSALAVTLLNPHVYLDTVLLIGSLGAQQTEPGAYVIGAASASLLWFFTLALGAAWLAPWLARPATWRVLDLLVAAMMFGVAAQLIAAG, encoded by the coding sequence ATGTGGCAAAGTTATGTGAATGGCCTGTTGGTGGCGGCCGGACTGATCATGGCGATCGGCACGCAAAACGCCTTTGTCCTGGCCCAGAGCCTGCGCCGTGAACATCATCTGCCGGTCGCCGCGCTGTGCGTCGCCTGCGATGCGATCCTGGTCGCGGCCGGTGTGTTCGGCCTGGCCACCGTGCTGGCCCACAGCCCGACATTGTTGGCCATCGCCCGCTGGGGCGGCGCCGCTTTCCTGATCTGGTACGGCAGCCAGGCACTGCGCCGCGCCTGCTCGCGGCAAAGCCTGCAGCAGGGCGAGGGCCAGACCACCCGCTCGTTGCGGGCGGTACTGCTCAGCGCCCTGGCGGTGACGCTGCTCAACCCCCACGTCTATCTCGACACCGTGCTGCTGATCGGCTCACTCGGCGCCCAACAGACCGAGCCGGGCGCCTATGTGATCGGCGCCGCCAGTGCCTCTTTGCTGTGGTTTTTCACCCTGGCCCTGGGTGCCGCGTGGCTGGCGCCCTGGCTGGCGCGACCGGCGACCTGGCGTGTGCTCGACCTGCTGGTGGCGGCGATGATGTTCGGCGTGGCGGCGCAACTGATCGCTGCCGGTTAA
- a CDS encoding superoxide dismutase: MAFELPPLPYAHDALQPHISKETLEFHHDKHHNTYVVNLNNLVPGTEFEGKTLEEIVKTSSGGIFNNAAQVWNHTFYWNCLAPNAGGQPTGALAEAINAAFGSFDKFKEEFTKTSVGTFGSGWGWLVKKADGSLALASTIGAGNPLTSGDTPLLTCDVWEHAYYIDYRNVRPKYVEAFWNLVNWKFVAEQFEGKTFTA, from the coding sequence ATGGCTTTCGAACTGCCGCCGCTGCCCTACGCACACGATGCCCTGCAGCCGCACATCTCCAAGGAAACTCTGGAGTTTCACCACGACAAGCACCACAACACCTATGTCGTGAACCTGAACAACCTGGTGCCAGGCACCGAGTTCGAAGGCAAGACTCTGGAAGAAATCGTCAAGACTTCGTCGGGTGGCATCTTCAACAACGCCGCTCAAGTATGGAACCACACTTTCTACTGGAACTGCCTGGCGCCAAACGCTGGTGGTCAACCTACCGGTGCCCTGGCTGAAGCGATCAACGCCGCCTTCGGTTCGTTCGACAAGTTCAAGGAAGAGTTCACCAAGACTTCCGTCGGCACCTTCGGTTCCGGCTGGGGCTGGCTGGTTAAAAAGGCTGACGGTTCCCTGGCCCTGGCCAGCACCATCGGCGCCGGCAACCCGCTGACCAGCGGTGATACCCCGCTGCTGACCTGCGACGTCTGGGAACACGCCTACTACATCGACTACCGCAACGTGCGTCCTAAGTATGTCGAGGCGTTCTGGAACCTGGTGAACTGGAAGTTCGTCGCCGAGCAGTTCGAAGGCAAAACCTTTACCGCTTGA
- a CDS encoding putative bifunctional diguanylate cyclase/phosphodiesterase, translating to MKLELKNSLSVKLLRVVLLSALIVGMLLSCAQIVFDAYKTREAVANDAQRILDMFRDPSTQAVYSLDREMGMQVIEGLFRDKSVRMASIGHPNETMLAEKSRELQTSSSRWLTDLILGQERTFTTQLVGRGPYSEYYGDLSITLDTATYGQSFLFSSVIIFISGMLRALLMALVLYLVYHWLLTKPLSRIIDHLTNINPDRPAANQLPLLKGHETNELGTWINTANQLLASIERNTHLRHEAENSLLRMSQYDFLTGLPNRLQLQQQLDKILIDAGRLQRRVAVLVVGLDDFKGINEQFSYQAGDQLLLALADRLRAHSGRLGALARLGGDQFALVQADIEQPYEAAELAQSILDDLEAPFALDHQEIRLRATIGITLFPEDGDSTEKLLQKAEQTMTLAKTRSRNRYQFYIASVDSEMRRRRELEKDLREALNRNQFYLVYQPQISYRDHRVVGVEALIRWQHPEHGLVPPDLFIPLAEQNGTIIAIGEWVLDQACRQLREWHDLGFSELRMAVNLSTVQLHHAELPRVVNNLLQMYRLPPRSLELEVTETGLMEDISTAAQHLLSLRRSGALIAIDDFGTGYSSLSYLKSLPLDKIKIDKSFVQDLLDDDDDATIVRAIIQLGKSLGMQVIAEGVETVEQEAYIISEGCHEGQGYYYSKPLPARELGAYLKQAQRNNALLLQ from the coding sequence TTGAAGCTGGAACTCAAGAACAGCTTGTCGGTGAAGTTGCTCCGGGTCGTGCTGCTGTCGGCGTTGATTGTCGGCATGCTGCTGAGCTGTGCGCAAATCGTGTTCGATGCCTACAAGACCCGCGAGGCCGTGGCCAACGACGCCCAGCGGATCCTCGACATGTTCCGTGATCCCTCGACTCAAGCCGTCTACAGCCTCGACCGGGAAATGGGCATGCAAGTAATCGAAGGCCTGTTCCGGGACAAATCCGTGCGGATGGCGTCCATCGGCCATCCGAATGAAACCATGCTCGCAGAAAAATCCCGTGAGCTACAGACCTCCTCCAGCCGTTGGCTCACCGACCTGATCCTCGGCCAGGAACGTACCTTCACCACTCAACTGGTGGGCCGCGGCCCCTACAGCGAGTATTACGGCGACCTGAGCATCACCCTCGACACCGCAACCTATGGCCAGAGCTTTCTCTTCAGTTCAGTGATCATCTTCATCTCCGGCATGCTGCGGGCGTTGCTCATGGCACTGGTGCTGTACCTGGTCTACCACTGGCTGCTGACCAAGCCGCTGTCGCGGATCATCGATCACCTGACCAACATCAATCCCGATCGCCCCGCCGCCAACCAGTTGCCCCTGCTCAAGGGCCACGAGACCAACGAACTGGGTACCTGGATCAACACCGCCAACCAGTTGCTGGCCTCGATCGAACGCAATACCCATCTGCGCCACGAAGCGGAAAACAGCCTGCTGCGCATGTCCCAGTACGACTTCCTCACCGGTCTGCCAAACCGTCTGCAACTGCAGCAACAACTGGACAAGATCCTCATCGACGCCGGACGCCTGCAACGTCGGGTTGCGGTACTGGTGGTCGGCCTCGATGACTTCAAGGGCATCAACGAACAGTTCAGTTACCAGGCGGGCGACCAGTTGCTGCTCGCCCTCGCCGACCGCCTGCGCGCCCACAGTGGACGCCTCGGAGCCCTGGCACGGCTGGGTGGTGACCAGTTCGCGCTGGTCCAGGCCGACATCGAACAGCCCTACGAAGCCGCCGAATTGGCGCAAAGCATCCTCGATGACCTGGAAGCACCGTTCGCCCTCGACCACCAGGAAATCCGCCTGCGGGCCACCATCGGCATCACGCTGTTCCCGGAAGATGGCGACAGCACCGAGAAGCTGCTGCAGAAAGCCGAGCAGACCATGACCCTGGCCAAGACGCGCTCGCGCAATCGCTACCAGTTCTACATCGCCAGCGTCGACAGCGAAATGCGCCGCCGGCGCGAGCTGGAAAAGGACCTGCGCGAAGCCCTCAATCGCAACCAGTTCTATCTGGTCTACCAGCCGCAGATCAGCTACCGCGATCATCGCGTAGTCGGCGTCGAGGCGCTGATTCGCTGGCAACATCCGGAGCATGGGCTGGTACCACCTGATCTGTTCATTCCATTGGCTGAACAGAACGGCACGATCATCGCCATCGGCGAATGGGTACTGGACCAGGCCTGCCGGCAACTGCGCGAATGGCATGACCTGGGTTTCAGCGAGCTGCGCATGGCGGTCAACCTGTCCACCGTGCAGTTGCACCACGCCGAGCTGCCAAGGGTGGTCAACAATCTGCTGCAGATGTACCGCCTGCCGCCGCGCAGCCTGGAACTGGAAGTCACCGAAACCGGCCTGATGGAAGACATCAGCACCGCCGCCCAGCATCTGCTGAGCCTGCGCCGCTCCGGCGCACTGATTGCCATCGACGACTTCGGCACCGGTTATTCGTCGCTGAGCTATCTCAAGAGTCTGCCGCTGGACAAGATCAAGATCGACAAGAGCTTCGTCCAGGACCTGCTGGATGACGACGACGATGCGACCATCGTCCGAGCGATCATCCAGCTGGGCAAGAGCCTGGGCATGCAGGTGATCGCCGAGGGCGTGGAGACCGTCGAGCAGGAGGCCTATATCATTTCCGAAGGCTGTCATGAAGGCCAAGGCTATTACTACAGCAAGCCACTCCCGGCGCGGGAGCTGGGCGCCTATCTCAAACAGGCCCAACGCAACAACGCGCTCCTCCTTCAGTAA
- a CDS encoding imelysin family protein, whose product MIRMPLATASLLALAIALAGCGDKDKEKTAAATPTPAASAAATPASDAAGKVDEAAGKAVVAHYAELVFAVYSDAESTAKTLQQAIDAFLAKPNDDTLKAAKAAWVAARVPYLQSEVFRFGNTIIDDWEGQVNAWPLDEGLIDYVDASYEHTVGNAGANANIIANKKVQVGEDKFDVSEITPENLAKLNELGGSEANVATGYHAIEFLLWGQDLNGTGPGAGQRPASDYLEGAGATGGHNDRRRAYLKAVTQLLVNDLDEMVDNWKPNVADNYRASLEAEPAESGLRKMLFGMGSLSLGELAGERMKVSLEANSPEDEQDCFSDNTHNSHFYDAKGIRNVYLGEYTRTDGTKLTGPSLSSLVAKVDPATDSALKSDLETTEAKIQVMVDHANKGEHYDQLIAAGNDAGNKIVRDAIAALVKQTGSIEQAAGKLGISELNPDSADHKF is encoded by the coding sequence ATGATTCGTATGCCTCTGGCCACCGCCAGCCTGTTGGCCCTTGCCATCGCCCTCGCCGGCTGTGGCGACAAGGACAAGGAAAAAACCGCAGCCGCCACGCCGACACCGGCCGCCAGCGCTGCGGCCACGCCTGCCAGCGACGCTGCCGGCAAGGTTGACGAGGCCGCCGGCAAGGCGGTGGTCGCGCATTACGCCGAACTGGTCTTCGCGGTATACAGCGACGCCGAATCCACCGCCAAGACCCTGCAACAAGCCATCGACGCCTTCCTCGCCAAGCCGAACGACGACACCCTCAAGGCCGCCAAGGCCGCCTGGGTAGCGGCTCGTGTACCTTATCTGCAGAGCGAAGTGTTCCGCTTCGGCAACACCATCATCGACGACTGGGAAGGCCAGGTGAACGCCTGGCCCCTGGACGAGGGGCTGATCGACTATGTCGATGCCTCCTACGAGCACACCGTGGGCAACGCGGGCGCCAACGCCAACATCATCGCCAACAAGAAGGTTCAGGTCGGCGAAGACAAGTTCGATGTCTCCGAGATCACCCCGGAAAACCTCGCCAAACTGAACGAACTGGGCGGTTCCGAAGCCAACGTCGCCACCGGCTACCATGCCATCGAGTTCCTCCTCTGGGGCCAGGACCTCAACGGTACCGGCCCGGGCGCCGGCCAGCGTCCGGCCTCGGACTACCTGGAAGGTGCCGGTGCCACCGGTGGTCATAACGATCGCCGCCGAGCCTACCTCAAGGCCGTGACCCAACTGCTGGTCAACGACCTGGATGAGATGGTCGACAACTGGAAGCCGAACGTGGCCGACAACTATCGCGCCAGCCTGGAGGCCGAACCGGCCGAAAGCGGCCTGCGCAAGATGCTGTTCGGCATGGGCAGCCTGTCGCTCGGCGAACTGGCGGGCGAGCGGATGAAAGTGTCCCTGGAGGCCAACTCCCCGGAAGACGAACAGGACTGCTTCAGCGACAACACCCACAACTCGCACTTCTACGATGCCAAGGGCATCCGCAACGTCTACCTGGGTGAATACACCCGTACCGACGGTACCAAGCTGACCGGTCCGAGCCTGTCGTCGCTGGTGGCGAAGGTCGACCCGGCCACCGACAGCGCGCTCAAGAGCGACCTGGAAACGACCGAAGCGAAGATCCAGGTCATGGTCGATCATGCCAACAAGGGTGAGCACTATGACCAGTTGATCGCCGCCGGCAACGACGCGGGCAACAAGATCGTGCGCGACGCCATCGCCGCACTGGTCAAGCAGACCGGCTCGATCGAACAGGCTGCTGGCAAGCTGGGCATCAGTGAACTGAACCCGGACAGCGCCGACCACAAGTTCTGA
- a CDS encoding di-heme oxidoreductase family protein produces MPSLPLRLSSLLLALGLSACDDASRFTAPEPGEARSGGQTTVSGSDRNAFSLPAANLSPNRRLDFSVGNSFFRSPWVIAPSTTTARDGLGPLFNTNACQNCHIRDGRGHPPTPDSDNAVSMLVRLSIPNAPAYAQLIEQQGVVPEPVYGGQLQDMAIPGVVPEGKVRVEYEPVPVRFKDGTEVELRKPRLLISQLGYGPMHPDTRFSARVAPPMIGLGLLEAIPEEAILANAKNPPGDGIAGRPNRVWDDALGKTVLGRFGWKAGQPNLNQQNVHAFSGDIGLTTTLRPFDDCTATQTACRNAPNGNGADGEQEVSDNILRLVLFYTRNLAVPARRDVGAAQVLAGKTLFHQAGCQNCHTPQFTTSATAAEPELASQVIRPYSDLLLHDMGPGLADNRTEFLASGSDWRTPPLWGIGLTRTVSGHSQFLHDGRARDLIEAVLWHGGEALPAQQRVLSFNAEQRAALLAFLNSL; encoded by the coding sequence ATGCCTTCGTTACCCCTTCGCCTGTCCTCGTTGCTCCTGGCCCTGGGCCTGAGTGCCTGCGATGACGCCTCGCGCTTTACCGCGCCCGAACCCGGCGAAGCGCGCTCCGGTGGCCAGACCACGGTGAGCGGGAGCGATCGCAACGCCTTTTCGCTACCGGCGGCCAACCTGTCGCCGAACCGCCGCCTGGACTTCAGTGTCGGTAACAGTTTCTTTCGCAGCCCCTGGGTGATCGCGCCCTCGACCACCACGGCCCGTGACGGCCTGGGGCCGCTGTTCAATACCAATGCCTGCCAGAACTGCCATATCAGGGACGGACGCGGCCATCCGCCCACACCCGATTCGGATAACGCTGTCTCGATGCTGGTGCGCCTGTCGATCCCCAACGCCCCGGCCTACGCGCAACTGATCGAACAACAGGGCGTGGTACCTGAACCGGTCTACGGCGGCCAGTTGCAGGACATGGCCATTCCCGGCGTTGTGCCGGAAGGCAAGGTCCGGGTCGAGTACGAGCCCGTGCCGGTACGTTTCAAGGACGGCACCGAAGTCGAGCTGCGCAAGCCACGCTTGCTGATCAGCCAGTTGGGCTACGGTCCGATGCACCCAGACACACGTTTTTCCGCCCGCGTCGCCCCGCCGATGATCGGGCTGGGCCTGCTGGAGGCGATTCCCGAGGAAGCGATTCTCGCCAACGCGAAAAACCCGCCCGGCGATGGCATCGCCGGGCGGCCGAACCGGGTCTGGGACGATGCCCTGGGTAAAACCGTACTCGGCCGCTTCGGCTGGAAAGCCGGGCAACCCAACCTCAATCAACAGAACGTTCACGCCTTTTCGGGTGACATAGGCCTCACCACGACGCTGCGGCCCTTCGATGACTGCACCGCCACCCAGACCGCCTGCCGCAACGCCCCCAACGGCAACGGTGCCGACGGCGAACAGGAAGTCAGCGACAACATCCTGCGCCTGGTACTGTTCTACACCCGCAACCTGGCCGTTCCAGCCCGCCGGGACGTCGGTGCGGCGCAAGTGCTGGCCGGCAAGACACTGTTTCACCAGGCCGGCTGCCAGAACTGCCACACCCCGCAATTCACCACCTCGGCCACCGCCGCCGAACCGGAACTGGCCAGCCAGGTGATCCGCCCCTACAGTGATCTGTTGCTGCATGACATGGGCCCGGGCCTGGCGGACAACCGTACCGAGTTCCTCGCCAGCGGCAGCGACTGGCGTACCCCGCCGCTGTGGGGCATCGGCCTGACCCGCACTGTCAGCGGCCACAGCCAGTTCCTGCATGACGGTCGGGCCCGCGACCTGATCGAAGCGGTGCTCTGGCACGGCGGCGAAGCCTTGCCGGCGCAGCAGCGCGTGTTGTCGTTCAATGCCGAGCAGCGCGCTGCGTTGCTGGCTTTCCTGAATTCGCTATAA